A stretch of the Glutamicibacter sp. JL.03c genome encodes the following:
- a CDS encoding EAL domain-containing protein — MKFAFQPLIDLHSKTLLGFEALARFDDGRGPHEHFAQAAAEGRLVSLELEAIEQILAASAAIPDGMLLTVNASGPTIEAFSTAGQHLDARLTWGLELNEESAPELCARARSYADLLGCLLLIDDAGVGYATAERILLLKPNIVKLDRTMIGRYASSECIRDLVDSLLEAARRTGAKTLAEGVETEEHLELVQRLGFDYAQGYYFSPGLLDSDLAAGMRDLGQRVGIDIPGF; from the coding sequence ATGAAGTTCGCGTTTCAGCCGTTAATCGACCTACATTCGAAAACTCTACTGGGCTTTGAAGCCCTCGCACGATTCGACGACGGGCGGGGCCCGCACGAGCACTTCGCTCAAGCCGCCGCCGAGGGGCGCCTGGTGAGCCTGGAGCTGGAGGCCATCGAGCAAATCCTGGCCGCCAGCGCTGCCATCCCCGACGGCATGCTGCTGACCGTCAATGCCTCGGGACCCACCATCGAGGCCTTCTCGACCGCCGGCCAGCACCTGGACGCACGCTTGACCTGGGGACTGGAGCTGAATGAGGAATCAGCGCCGGAGCTGTGCGCCCGCGCCCGCTCCTACGCCGATTTGCTGGGCTGCCTCTTGCTCATCGACGATGCCGGGGTCGGCTACGCGACAGCGGAACGCATCCTGCTGCTGAAGCCGAATATCGTCAAGCTCGATCGCACGATGATCGGGCGATACGCCTCCTCCGAATGCATCCGGGACCTCGTCGATTCGCTGCTGGAAGCCGCCAGGCGCACCGGGGCGAAAACCCTGGCCGAAGGCGTGGAAACCGAGGAGCACCTGGAGCTGGTGCAGCGCCTCGGCTTCGACTACGCACAGGGCTACTACTTCTCGCCCGGACTGCTCGATAGCGACCTGGCCGCCGGGATGCGCGACCTAGGACAACGCGTCGGGATCGATATTCCTGGTTTCTGA